From Hartmannibacter diazotrophicus, a single genomic window includes:
- a CDS encoding alpha/beta fold hydrolase, with the protein MKTLLATLAVVAAMFGVAQAQSEHPTIVLVHGAFADSSSWNGVAAILDKDGYTVIAAANPLRGVKADGDYVAHLLASLKKPVILVGHSYGGSVISEAADGEANVKALVYVSAFAPAPGESAAGLAGKFPGSTLGPTLAPPVDLADGGHDLYIQQEKFHEQFAADVPKAEARLMALTQRPVTEAALNEPQGKAAWTHIPSWFIYGDADRNIPPRLYDFMASRAHARRLVKVAGASHVVMVSHPQEVADLIEAAAREVER; encoded by the coding sequence ATGAAAACCTTGCTGGCAACCCTTGCCGTTGTTGCAGCCATGTTCGGTGTCGCACAGGCACAGAGCGAACACCCAACGATCGTCCTTGTGCATGGCGCCTTCGCCGATTCGTCGAGTTGGAACGGTGTGGCCGCGATTCTGGACAAGGACGGTTATACCGTCATCGCGGCCGCAAATCCCCTGCGCGGCGTCAAGGCCGACGGCGACTATGTCGCTCACCTCCTGGCTTCACTGAAAAAACCGGTGATCCTCGTTGGTCATTCCTATGGCGGCTCCGTCATCAGCGAAGCCGCTGACGGCGAGGCCAACGTCAAGGCGCTGGTTTACGTCTCGGCCTTCGCACCGGCCCCAGGCGAAAGCGCCGCCGGGCTGGCCGGAAAGTTCCCGGGGAGCACTCTCGGCCCAACGCTGGCGCCACCGGTCGACCTCGCCGATGGCGGACACGACCTCTATATTCAGCAGGAAAAGTTTCATGAACAGTTCGCCGCCGATGTTCCAAAGGCCGAAGCCCGGCTTATGGCACTGACGCAGCGACCCGTCACCGAAGCCGCGCTGAACGAACCGCAGGGCAAGGCGGCATGGACGCATATTCCAAGCTGGTTCATCTATGGAGACGCCGACAGGAACATTCCGCCGCGCCTTTACGACTTCATGGCCTCCCGCGCGCATGCCCGACGGCTTGTTAAGGTGGCGGGCGCCTCCCACGTCGTAATGGTGTCGCACCCGCAAGAGGTCGCTGACCTGATTGAAGCCGCGGCCCGGGAGGTCGAACGGTAG
- the chrA gene encoding chromate efflux transporter → MATASPTEIAGTEPTVPTLVEATRVWLRIGLLSFGGPAGQIALMHKELVEDRRWIGEQRFLHALNYCMLLPGPEAQQLATYIGWLMHRTTGGLIAGLLFVLPGAIVMLALSTLYAVYHNVLYVDAAFLGIKAAVLAVVVEAVLRIGKRALKNRVSVLIAVAAFIGLYVFRVPFPVIILAAGLTGWIGSRTAPHLFAGGGHNGKEGAPDIKGVVDLMFERGEMAHASPSRSSALKVLAVWLPVWLGPLLLLWLLTGSDSVWTEISAFFSSMAVVTFGGAYAVLTYVAQAAVDYFGWLAPGEMVDGLGLAETTPGPLIMVVQFVGFLAAWRAPGGLDPFLAGCLGALLTTWVTFAPCFLWIFLGAPYVEALRGNRAVSSALSAITAAVVGVVMNLALWFSLHVIFREVLTVEIFGAAPDVPVLASIDWRAAVFAAVAMIAMLRFKLGMVPTLAVCALMGFATGFLPA, encoded by the coding sequence ATGGCGACCGCATCACCGACCGAGATTGCCGGCACCGAGCCCACTGTTCCGACACTCGTTGAGGCCACGCGCGTCTGGCTCCGGATCGGTCTCCTCAGTTTCGGCGGCCCGGCCGGCCAGATTGCCCTGATGCATAAGGAACTCGTGGAGGATCGGCGCTGGATCGGCGAGCAGCGGTTCCTGCATGCGCTCAATTATTGCATGCTGCTTCCCGGTCCCGAAGCCCAGCAGCTCGCCACCTATATCGGCTGGCTGATGCACCGGACGACCGGCGGGCTGATCGCGGGCCTTCTTTTCGTCCTGCCTGGCGCCATTGTCATGCTGGCTCTCAGCACGCTCTATGCCGTCTACCACAACGTCCTCTATGTCGACGCAGCCTTCCTGGGGATCAAGGCGGCCGTCCTGGCGGTCGTCGTCGAGGCGGTGCTGAGGATCGGCAAACGGGCTCTGAAGAACCGAGTCTCCGTCCTGATCGCCGTTGCCGCCTTTATTGGCCTCTATGTCTTCCGGGTCCCATTCCCAGTGATCATTCTGGCTGCGGGCCTCACCGGCTGGATCGGCAGCCGCACGGCGCCGCATCTTTTTGCCGGCGGCGGGCATAACGGCAAGGAGGGAGCGCCGGATATCAAGGGCGTTGTCGACCTGATGTTCGAGCGCGGCGAGATGGCCCATGCCAGCCCCTCACGCTCCAGCGCACTGAAAGTGCTCGCGGTCTGGCTGCCCGTGTGGCTCGGGCCGTTGCTGCTCTTATGGCTGCTGACGGGTTCCGACTCCGTCTGGACCGAAATCAGCGCCTTCTTCAGTTCCATGGCCGTGGTGACCTTTGGCGGCGCCTATGCGGTCCTCACCTATGTGGCGCAGGCTGCCGTCGATTATTTCGGCTGGCTTGCGCCCGGCGAAATGGTCGACGGTTTGGGGCTTGCCGAAACGACTCCCGGACCGCTGATCATGGTCGTCCAGTTCGTCGGCTTCCTGGCCGCCTGGCGGGCACCCGGCGGGCTCGATCCGTTCCTTGCAGGGTGCCTTGGCGCGCTGCTGACGACATGGGTGACGTTCGCGCCGTGTTTCCTCTGGATCTTTCTCGGCGCTCCGTATGTCGAGGCCCTGCGCGGCAACAGGGCCGTCTCGTCGGCGCTCTCAGCCATCACGGCGGCCGTCGTCGGCGTCGTCATGAACCTTGCCCTCTGGTTCTCCCTGCATGTGATTTTCCGGGAAGTCCTGACGGTGGAGATTTTCGGCGCGGCCCCCGATGTTCCGGTGCTGGCCTCGATCGACTGGCGCGCGGCCGTGTTCGCCGCGGTGGCTATGATCGCCATGCTGAGGTTCAAGCTGGGGATGGTCCCGACGCTGGCAGTCTGCGCCCTGATGGGCTTCGCGACCGGCTTTTTGCCGGCATGA
- a CDS encoding PQQ-dependent sugar dehydrogenase, giving the protein MGILAKATEVVGGVVALVRRFGSPSHQAVGVTPQIPEARKQGIMTLKLPAAEGWKNGRLPTCAPGLQVNAFASNLDHPRWIEVLPNGDVLVAESKEQPETPRTFMDHAQQATMRRVKAIGPSANRVTLWRDADGDGVAERREVFVENQNQPFGMALVGDRFYLGNTDGIRCFDYRPGDTSLTGGGEKLVDFKPHGHWTRSLIVSPDRVKIYAGVGSLSNIGDKGMAAEEGRAAIWELDVATGKARIFASGLRNPVGMAFEPVTGKLWTVVNERDGLGDETPPDYLTSVKEGGFYGWPYCYWGRTVDDRVTQASDLVARAIQPDYALGGHTASLGLCWMPDGTLPGFGEGMVIGQHGSWNRSTLSGYKLIFVPFENGAPSGPARDILSGFLSEDEKLAYGRPVGVAIGPDGRSLLMADDVGDVIWRVTAV; this is encoded by the coding sequence ATGGGAATTCTCGCGAAGGCGACGGAAGTCGTGGGGGGCGTTGTCGCCCTCGTCAGGCGCTTTGGTTCTCCGTCGCATCAAGCCGTTGGGGTGACACCCCAGATTCCGGAGGCGCGAAAACAGGGAATCATGACCTTGAAACTTCCTGCCGCAGAGGGCTGGAAGAATGGGCGCCTGCCTACCTGCGCGCCGGGGCTTCAGGTCAATGCCTTTGCGTCGAACCTCGATCATCCGCGCTGGATCGAGGTCCTGCCGAACGGCGACGTCCTCGTGGCGGAGTCGAAGGAACAGCCGGAGACGCCGCGCACCTTCATGGACCACGCTCAGCAGGCCACGATGCGCCGCGTCAAGGCGATCGGCCCCAGCGCCAATCGTGTCACCCTTTGGCGTGACGCGGATGGAGACGGTGTCGCCGAGCGCCGCGAGGTCTTCGTGGAGAACCAGAACCAACCCTTCGGCATGGCGCTGGTCGGCGACCGGTTCTACCTCGGGAACACGGACGGCATTCGGTGTTTCGACTACCGGCCAGGCGATACGAGCCTCACGGGCGGTGGTGAAAAGCTCGTCGACTTCAAGCCGCACGGGCACTGGACCCGCAGCCTGATCGTCTCGCCGGATCGGGTGAAGATCTACGCTGGCGTCGGATCACTGTCCAACATCGGCGACAAGGGGATGGCGGCGGAAGAGGGTCGCGCGGCGATCTGGGAACTGGACGTTGCCACCGGAAAGGCGCGGATTTTTGCCTCGGGGCTGCGAAACCCGGTCGGCATGGCCTTCGAGCCGGTCACGGGAAAGCTCTGGACTGTCGTCAATGAGCGCGACGGGCTTGGGGACGAAACGCCGCCCGACTACCTCACGTCCGTTAAAGAGGGTGGGTTTTACGGCTGGCCCTACTGCTACTGGGGCAGGACCGTGGACGATCGTGTCACGCAGGCTTCGGACCTCGTCGCCCGTGCCATCCAGCCGGATTATGCTCTCGGCGGCCACACGGCATCGCTCGGCCTCTGCTGGATGCCGGACGGCACCTTGCCGGGGTTCGGCGAGGGCATGGTGATCGGCCAGCACGGATCGTGGAATCGCTCGACGCTCAGCGGCTACAAGCTGATCTTCGTCCCCTTCGAGAATGGCGCGCCGAGCGGACCGGCTCGCGATATCCTGTCCGGCTTCCTGTCCGAGGACGAGAAACTTGCCTATGGGCGTCCCGTCGGCGTTGCGATCGGCCCGGACGGCAGATCGCTGCTGATGGCCGACGATGTGGGAGACGTCATCTGGCGCGTGACCGCCGTGTGA
- a CDS encoding chromate resistance protein ChrB domain-containing protein — protein MPSNTEITPSQLARLIGLPTAPVLIDVRTADDVAADPRILPCSEHRDATDAALWAKDFAGCQVTVVCQKGKKLSEGAAAWLRHEGISAETLEGGFEAWRTSGGLLVRPDRLPARDAAGRTVWVTRARPKIDRIACPWLVRRFIDPKAIFLFVSASEVTAVADRFGATPFDFEGVFWSHRGDRCTFDTMIEEFGLDSAPLNRLAEIVRAADTGRLDLVPQAAGFLAASLGLSRMYRDDLEQLEAGMLLYDAFYRWCRDATEETHNWPSGQKPA, from the coding sequence ATGCCGTCAAATACAGAAATCACTCCGTCTCAACTCGCCCGTCTGATCGGCTTGCCGACTGCGCCAGTTCTCATCGACGTGCGCACGGCCGACGATGTTGCCGCCGATCCGCGCATCCTGCCATGCTCCGAACACCGCGATGCGACCGACGCGGCGCTTTGGGCAAAGGACTTTGCCGGTTGCCAGGTCACAGTGGTCTGTCAGAAAGGGAAAAAGCTGAGCGAAGGCGCCGCCGCCTGGCTGCGCCATGAAGGGATCAGCGCGGAGACCCTGGAGGGCGGCTTCGAGGCTTGGCGCACGTCCGGAGGGCTTCTCGTGAGACCCGACAGACTGCCCGCGCGCGACGCTGCCGGTCGGACCGTCTGGGTGACACGCGCCCGACCCAAGATCGACCGTATCGCCTGTCCCTGGCTCGTCCGCCGCTTCATTGACCCGAAAGCCATCTTTCTGTTCGTCTCCGCTTCGGAGGTGACGGCGGTCGCGGACCGCTTCGGCGCGACGCCCTTCGATTTCGAAGGCGTTTTCTGGAGCCATCGCGGCGACCGCTGCACCTTCGACACGATGATCGAAGAATTCGGGCTGGATAGCGCTCCGCTGAACCGCCTGGCCGAAATCGTACGTGCCGCCGACACGGGCCGGCTCGACCTGGTGCCTCAGGCCGCGGGCTTCCTCGCAGCCTCTCTCGGTCTCTCCCGCATGTACCGTGACGACCTCGAGCAGCTTGAGGCGGGCATGCTCCTCTACGACGCCTTCTATCGCTGGTGCAGGGACGCGACCGAGGAAACCCATAATTGGCCTTCCGGCCAGAAACCGGCGTGA